In the Candidatus Chlamydia sanziniae genome, GCGAAATATATTATAGAATCTCTAGTTCCTATTTCCGTACATGTAGAGGTGGCTTCAGAATTTCGTTATCGCTGTGCTTACATTGGAAAAAATACTTTAGGCATTTTAATTAGTCAATCTGGAGAAACCGCGGACACATTAGCAGCTCTTAAAGAGTTGCGTCGTAGAAATATTACTTATCTTCTAGGAATCTGTAATGTTCCTGAATCTGCTATTGCTCTAGGTGTGGATCACTGTTTATTCCTAGAAGCTGGTATTGAAATTGGTGTTGCATCAACAAAGGCATTTACATCACAGGTGCTTTTACTCACGCTGTTCGCTTTAAAATTGGCGACTACACATAGAAGGTTATCTTTTGAAGAACAACTTTCCTATAGTCGAGGTCTAATAAGCTTGCCAGAGTTGTGTAGACAGCTTCTTACCAATGAGACTCTCCACTCGTGGGCTCCTTTTTATTACAGGGAAGAGAGGTTTTTGTTTTTAGGCCGACGGTTTATGTACCCTGTTGTTATGGAAGCTGCTCTAAAGCTTAAAGAAATCGCTTATGTTGAGGCAAATGCTTATCCCGGGGGGGAGATGAAGCATGGCCCTATAGCTTTGATTAGTAAAAATACTCCTGTTATTGCTTTTTGTGGAGACGACGTCGTTTACGACAAGATAGTTAGCAATATTATGGAGGCTAAAGCACGTCATGCCCATGTCATTGCCATTGCCCCAGAGTCTCGTCAGGATATTGCTGCAGTTTCTGATAAACAGATTTATGTTCCCGATAGTCACATCCTTGTTGCTCCTGTGCTTTACACCATAGTTGGACAAGTCATGGCTTATGCCATAGCCTTAGGTAAAGGAACGGAGATAGATTGCCCTAGAAATCTCGCTAAGTCCGTCACTGTGGAATAACTCATAATTAATATGGACAACTTCTCTCTCTAAATAAACATTTCTCTAGATTAAAGGAAGTTTGTAAGCAAAATCTTAGTTGGTGAAATTATGTCAAATAAAATTGTAGGCGGTTCTTTAATTATTGCAGGTACTGCAATTGGCGCAGGTGTTCTCGCGGTTCCTGTATTAACAGCAGAAGGGGGATTTTTACCCGCATTTGTCCTGTATTGTATTTCTTGGCTTTTTTCTTTGGCATCTGGACTTTATCTTCTTGAGGTTATGACCTGGTTAAAAGATAAAAAACAAATTAATATGTTTTCTATGGCGGAATATACTTTAGGAAATGTGGGAAAAATTGCGGTGTGTCTTACCTATCTTTTCCTATTTTATTCCTTACTGATTGCGTATTTTTGTGAAGGAGGAAATATTCTGTTTCGCATTTTTGGTGGCAAACATCTAAATGTTTCTTGGGTACGCCATGTAGGTCCCCTCGGTTTTGCGTTGCTTATAGGCCCTATACTTATGTCAAAAACCATTGTCGTAGATTATTGTAATCGTATTTTTATACTTGGATTAGTAGTGACATTTGGAATTTTTTGTTTTATAGGATTCGGAAAAATTCAACTTTCATTGTTGTCACATTTTCATTGGACAACCTCGATCAATGGCTTGCCGATTTTATTCCTTGCTTTCGGATACCAGAGTATCATTCCTACACTCTATTACTATATGGATAAAAAAGTTCGTGATGTTAAAACAGCAATTTTCATAGGAACAGCTATACCTTTAATTTTGTATATTGTATGGGAAGCGATAGTCTTAGGAGGTGTACCCCTAGACTTTCTTGTTGAAGCCCAGGCACAAGGGTACACTGCTGTAGAAGCATTAAAACAAGCCTTAAGTTCTTCAGGAATTTATATTGCTGGGGAGTTTTTTGGATTCTTTGCTTTAGTTTCCTCTTTTGTAGGAGTCGCTTTAGGTGTTATGGATTTCCTTGCTGATAGCTTGCGATGGAATAAACGAACACATCGTTTTTCTATTTTTTTTTTCACATTCATCATTCCTCTTGCTTGGGCGATATGTTATCCAGGAATCGTTCTCAAATGTCTTAACTATGCTGGAGGGCTCGGCGCTACTTTGATTATTGGATTCTTCCCTATGTTAATGGTCTGGAGAGGGCGTTATGGTAAGCATCCTCATTCTACAAAACATCTAGTTCCTGGAGGGAAGCTAACTTTATTGTTGATGCTTTTGATTATAGTAATTAATGTGACGAGTCTTTATTATAAGTTTTGAATTTATTTAGATTAGTTTATTTTATTAAATTTTTGAATTACAATGGACAGTGGGTATAGGAGGTTATATTATGGGACTATACGATCGTGACTATATACAAGATTCTCGCTTGCAAGGGACTTTTGCTTCTAGAGTCTATGGATGGATGACAGCTGGATTAGCAGTTACTACATTTTTTGCTTTAGGTCTATACTTTACTGGGCTCTATAAAAGCTTGTTTTCTTTCTGGTGGATCTGGTGTTTTGCTACCCTAGGGGTTTCTTTTTTTATTAATGCTAAAATTCAGAAACTTTCTCTGCCAGCTGTCATGGGGCTT is a window encoding:
- a CDS encoding aromatic amino acid transport family protein, coding for MSNKIVGGSLIIAGTAIGAGVLAVPVLTAEGGFLPAFVLYCISWLFSLASGLYLLEVMTWLKDKKQINMFSMAEYTLGNVGKIAVCLTYLFLFYSLLIAYFCEGGNILFRIFGGKHLNVSWVRHVGPLGFALLIGPILMSKTIVVDYCNRIFILGLVVTFGIFCFIGFGKIQLSLLSHFHWTTSINGLPILFLAFGYQSIIPTLYYYMDKKVRDVKTAIFIGTAIPLILYIVWEAIVLGGVPLDFLVEAQAQGYTAVEALKQALSSSGIYIAGEFFGFFALVSSFVGVALGVMDFLADSLRWNKRTHRFSIFFFTFIIPLAWAICYPGIVLKCLNYAGGLGATLIIGFFPMLMVWRGRYGKHPHSTKHLVPGGKLTLLLMLLIIVINVTSLYYKF